A window of the Acidovorax sp. YS12 genome harbors these coding sequences:
- a CDS encoding biopolymer transporter ExbD: protein MPLPPRPADAGDAQVLVDINTTPLIDVMLVLLIMLIITIPMQLDSVNLNLPTPAAEPPRVVPEAVQLQIGADGALRWNGEAVADAGELQGRLHAVAGLAAVPELHIRPDRHAAYKHVAMVLAAAQRQGLSKLGIVSQAE from the coding sequence ATGCCTCTGCCTCCCAGGCCGGCCGATGCCGGCGATGCCCAGGTCCTCGTGGACATCAACACCACGCCGCTGATCGACGTGATGCTGGTGTTGCTCATCATGCTGATCATCACCATTCCGATGCAGCTCGACAGCGTGAACCTGAACCTGCCGACGCCCGCCGCCGAGCCGCCCCGGGTGGTGCCCGAGGCCGTCCAACTGCAAATCGGCGCCGATGGCGCCCTGCGCTGGAATGGCGAGGCCGTGGCCGACGCGGGCGAACTCCAGGGCCGGCTGCACGCGGTGGCCGGTCTGGCGGCGGTGCCGGAGCTGCACATCCGCCCGGACCGGCACGCTGCCTACAAGCATGTTGCGATGGTGCTGGCGGCAGCGCAGCGCCAGGGGCTCTCCAAGCTGGGCATCGTGAGCCAGGCAGAGTGA
- a CDS encoding ABC transporter ATP-binding protein, with product MAPGNRAQGGRGLPRKAMSDIEIEEALAQRPLNAIIVDRLLPLLRPVRREIALVACFEVLLVGAMFARPWFVRVLVDRGLLPREAGGWAVDAGLVGWLSLGLALSWVARFLFAGASQYVGGKAAIAVLNALRVQVFAHVQSLSLRYFDRTKAGRIISRADRDVDALEPLLIQGPPELLSALLRCGLAAVLLWRIAPSLFLSLLAIVPLLLLAMWAFKRSSQSSWARIAENRSRFTAHLVETVSGVQVLQQTGQEEANRARYRVLLWDFSWSLIRNGIRSGWFLPFTAVLTSAGMAMLLFAGARGLALDTLTAGQMIESLFYVMLFLGPLQELSDLFERYATGSASAQRIFLLLDTRPEIVDAPGAQRLPAAQGVVAFRGVGFAYDPRRPRPVLQDIDLQVPAGETLAIVGRTGHGKSTLVQLLARFYEVGEGAVLLDGVDVRALRQQDLRRHVGVVLQDNVVFSGSVLDNLRLAAPAATEEELIDAARSLGADEVLRRLPHGYHTEVGPLGRHLSHGQRQLVCLVRAFLANPAVLVLDEATSAVDVQTEQRIQKALRRLCEGRTAIVIAHRLSTVRHADRIAVIEHGRVAELGRHEELLARHGAYAALYAAYAQGGEPVMAEAVP from the coding sequence ATGGCGCCCGGTAACCGCGCCCAGGGCGGGCGCGGGCTGCCGCGCAAGGCGATGAGCGACATCGAGATCGAAGAGGCTCTGGCCCAGCGGCCGCTCAACGCGATCATCGTGGACCGGCTGCTGCCGCTGCTGCGGCCCGTGCGCCGCGAGATCGCGCTGGTGGCCTGCTTCGAGGTGCTGCTGGTGGGCGCGATGTTCGCGCGGCCCTGGTTCGTGCGCGTGCTGGTGGACCGGGGCCTGCTGCCCCGGGAGGCGGGCGGCTGGGCCGTGGACGCGGGCCTGGTCGGCTGGCTGTCCCTGGGCCTGGCGTTGAGCTGGGTGGCGCGGTTCCTGTTCGCGGGCGCGTCCCAGTACGTGGGGGGCAAGGCCGCCATCGCGGTGCTGAATGCGCTGCGGGTGCAGGTGTTCGCGCACGTGCAGTCGCTGAGCCTGCGCTACTTCGACCGCACGAAGGCCGGGCGCATCATCTCGCGCGCCGACCGCGACGTGGACGCGCTGGAGCCGCTGCTGATCCAGGGCCCGCCGGAGCTGCTCTCGGCCCTGCTGCGCTGCGGCCTGGCGGCGGTACTGCTGTGGCGCATCGCGCCCTCGCTGTTCCTGAGCCTGCTGGCTATCGTGCCGCTGCTGTTGCTGGCCATGTGGGCCTTCAAGCGCAGTTCGCAGTCGAGCTGGGCGCGCATTGCGGAGAACCGCAGCCGCTTCACCGCGCACCTGGTGGAGACGGTGTCGGGCGTGCAGGTGCTGCAGCAGACCGGGCAGGAGGAAGCCAACCGCGCACGCTACCGCGTGCTGCTGTGGGACTTCAGTTGGTCGCTCATCCGCAACGGCATCCGTTCGGGCTGGTTCCTGCCGTTCACGGCCGTGCTGACCAGCGCCGGCATGGCCATGCTGCTGTTCGCCGGGGCGCGCGGGCTGGCCCTGGACACGCTCACGGCGGGGCAGATGATCGAAAGCCTGTTCTACGTGATGCTGTTCCTCGGCCCGCTGCAGGAGCTCAGCGACCTGTTCGAGCGCTACGCCACCGGGTCGGCCAGCGCGCAGCGCATCTTCCTGCTGCTGGACACGCGCCCCGAGATCGTGGACGCGCCCGGTGCGCAGCGCCTGCCTGCGGCGCAGGGCGTGGTGGCGTTCCGCGGCGTGGGGTTTGCCTACGACCCGCGGCGCCCGCGCCCGGTACTGCAGGACATCGACCTGCAGGTGCCGGCCGGCGAGACGCTGGCCATCGTGGGCCGCACCGGCCACGGCAAGAGCACGCTGGTGCAGTTGCTCGCGCGCTTCTACGAGGTGGGTGAGGGCGCCGTGCTGCTCGATGGCGTGGACGTGCGCGCGCTGCGCCAGCAGGACTTGCGCCGGCATGTGGGCGTGGTGCTGCAGGACAACGTGGTGTTCAGCGGCAGCGTGCTGGACAACCTGCGCCTGGCCGCCCCGGCAGCCACCGAGGAGGAGCTGATCGACGCCGCCCGGTCGCTGGGCGCCGACGAGGTGCTGCGGCGTCTGCCGCACGGCTACCACACCGAGGTCGGCCCGCTGGGCCGGCACCTGAGCCACGGCCAGCGGCAACTGGTGTGCCTGGTACGCGCCTTCCTGGCGAATCCCGCCGTGCTGGTCCTGGACGAGGCCACCTCGGCCGTGGACGTGCAGACCGAGCAGCGCATCCAGAAGGCGCTGCGCCGCCTGTGCGAAGGCCGCACCGCGATCGTGATCGCGCACCGGCTCTCCACCGTGCGGCATGCGGACCGCATCGCCGTCATCGAACACGGCCGCGTCGCCGAGCTGGGCCGCCACGAGGAGCTGCTGGCGCGCCACGGCGCCTATGCGGCGCTGTATGCGGCCTATGCGCAGGGTGGCGAGCCCGTGATGGCGGAGGCGGTTCCTTGA
- a CDS encoding MarR family transcriptional regulator, whose amino-acid sequence MDSEAELIALANILHSPIIRLWRQLRSEAEHLQTPALHVTLLFQIRAQPGIGVSELAARERMRPSSMNVHLRELSEAGLIMRDDAPHPDRRRVGLAITPAGSAFLERVLHLRYRYLIQKLAGMSASDRASLKAAIPALVRLSAGYVP is encoded by the coding sequence GTGGACAGCGAGGCCGAACTGATCGCGCTCGCCAATATCCTGCACTCGCCCATCATCAGGCTGTGGCGGCAACTGCGCTCGGAAGCGGAGCACCTTCAGACGCCGGCGTTGCACGTCACGCTGCTGTTCCAGATCCGCGCGCAGCCGGGCATCGGCGTCAGCGAGCTGGCCGCGCGCGAGCGCATGCGGCCCTCCTCGATGAACGTGCACCTGCGCGAACTGAGCGAGGCGGGGCTGATCATGCGCGACGACGCACCCCACCCGGACCGGCGCCGCGTCGGTTTGGCCATCACGCCTGCGGGGAGCGCGTTCCTGGAACGGGTGCTGCACCTGCGCTACCGCTATCTGATCCAGAAGCTTGCCGGCATGAGCGCATCCGACCGGGCGAGCCTGAAGGCGGCCATACCGGCGCTGGTGCGCCTGAGCGCGGGATACGTTCCCTGA
- a CDS encoding branched-chain amino acid transaminase encodes MSPVVPSMADRDGKIWMDGQMVDWRDAKIHVLTHTLHYGCGAFEGVRAYNTAGGTAIFRLQEHTERLFNSAKILRMKLPFTPEQLNQAQLDVVKANKLESCYLRPLVWIGDKKLGVSPKGNTIHAMVAAWAWGAYLGEEGLKRGIRVKTSSYTRHHVNITMTQAKAVSNYSNSILANMEATDDGYDEALLLDAAGFVSEGAGENIFVVKNGVVYTPDLSAGALNGITRNTIFHIAKDLGLEIVQKRITRDEVYIADEAFFTGTAAEVTPIRELDRIEIGAGSRGPVTEKIQNAFFDIVNGRNPQYAHWLTKV; translated from the coding sequence ATGAGCCCCGTAGTTCCCTCGATGGCCGATCGTGACGGCAAGATCTGGATGGATGGCCAGATGGTCGATTGGCGCGATGCCAAGATCCACGTGCTGACCCACACGCTGCACTATGGCTGCGGCGCCTTCGAAGGCGTGCGCGCCTACAACACCGCCGGCGGCACGGCCATCTTCCGCCTGCAGGAGCACACGGAGCGCCTGTTCAACAGCGCCAAGATCCTGCGCATGAAGCTGCCCTTCACGCCCGAGCAGCTGAACCAGGCCCAGCTCGACGTGGTCAAGGCCAACAAGCTCGAGAGTTGCTACCTGCGCCCGCTGGTGTGGATAGGCGACAAGAAGCTGGGCGTCTCGCCCAAGGGCAACACCATCCACGCCATGGTGGCGGCCTGGGCCTGGGGCGCGTACCTGGGCGAGGAAGGCCTCAAGCGCGGCATCCGCGTCAAGACCAGCAGCTACACGCGCCACCACGTCAACATCACGATGACGCAGGCCAAGGCGGTGAGCAACTACAGCAACTCCATCCTGGCCAACATGGAAGCCACGGACGACGGCTACGACGAGGCCCTGCTGCTCGATGCGGCCGGTTTCGTCTCCGAAGGCGCGGGCGAGAACATCTTCGTCGTGAAGAACGGCGTGGTCTACACGCCCGACCTGTCGGCCGGCGCGCTCAACGGCATCACGCGCAACACCATCTTCCACATCGCCAAGGACCTGGGCCTGGAGATCGTGCAAAAGCGCATCACGCGCGACGAGGTGTACATCGCCGACGAAGCCTTCTTCACCGGCACGGCCGCCGAGGTCACGCCGATCCGCGAGCTCGACCGCATCGAGATCGGCGCCGGCAGCCGCGGCCCGGTCACCGAGAAAATTCAGAACGCGTTCTTCGACATCGTGAACGGACGCAATCCCCAATACGCCCACTGGCTCACCAAGGTTTGA
- a CDS encoding zinc-finger domain-containing protein → MTQAVVELLAKDLNGNGGVYCPNPKADMKLWNTHPKVYIDVAHHGEGKCPYCGTVYRLKAGEVVKGGH, encoded by the coding sequence ATGACGCAAGCTGTCGTCGAATTGCTCGCCAAGGACCTCAACGGCAATGGCGGTGTCTATTGCCCCAACCCCAAGGCCGACATGAAGCTGTGGAACACCCACCCGAAGGTCTACATCGACGTGGCGCACCACGGCGAGGGCAAGTGCCCGTACTGCGGCACCGTGTACCGCCTGAAGGCGGGCGAGGTGGTCAAGGGCGGGCACTGA
- a CDS encoding TonB family protein: MSHALPSAPPSRRLAGLATIIGLHVGAFYLLANGLSRESVQAVLNPVQTRLIQEVKAPPPPPPPPRRDIVRQPARTPPPPLYAPPPEVAVAPAPVVDTVAAAPVQAPPAPAAPTAPPPPAAAPSPPAVLSAGVVCPNSAQVRASTRYPAVAQRRNITGDVLVEFLVAASGVIEDIQVLGQANGILASAAIEATRKFHCESQGRPVRVQVSYSFQMQ, translated from the coding sequence ATGAGCCACGCCCTGCCATCTGCCCCCCCTTCCCGACGCCTGGCGGGCCTCGCCACGATCATCGGCCTGCATGTCGGCGCGTTCTACCTGCTCGCCAACGGCCTGTCGCGCGAGAGCGTGCAGGCCGTCCTGAACCCGGTGCAGACGCGCCTCATCCAGGAAGTCAAGGCGCCTCCCCCGCCACCGCCGCCGCCCAGGCGGGACATCGTCCGCCAGCCCGCGCGCACCCCGCCGCCGCCTCTTTATGCGCCGCCGCCCGAAGTGGCCGTGGCGCCCGCACCCGTGGTGGACACGGTGGCGGCTGCGCCCGTGCAGGCGCCGCCCGCTCCTGCGGCCCCCACGGCCCCGCCGCCGCCTGCGGCTGCGCCATCGCCGCCCGCCGTGCTCAGCGCGGGCGTCGTGTGCCCGAACTCGGCCCAGGTGCGCGCCAGCACGCGCTATCCGGCCGTCGCGCAGCGGCGCAACATCACCGGCGATGTGCTGGTCGAGTTCCTCGTGGCCGCCTCGGGCGTGATCGAGGACATCCAGGTGCTGGGCCAGGCCAACGGCATTCTGGCTTCCGCCGCCATCGAGGCCACGCGCAAGTTCCACTGCGAAAGCCAGGGGCGGCCGGTGCGCGTGCAGGTTTCCTACAGCTTCCAGATGCAATGA
- a CDS encoding MotA/TolQ/ExbB proton channel family protein, translated as MSHRLAMKRSISMPPLSRPSIGARSLATGLVLLFSSAAVLAQVPDAAAANPYGVRALWEGSDAVAKGTLLILALMSLGSWYVILGKLIEQARLRRHARASARLWSASQVNEGIAALPAASPFRYIAETGLGSVEKHGAVGAHIDFNDWLALSIQQPIEHVQNRLQGGLAFLATVGSTAPFVGLFGTVWGIYHALTAIGLSGQASIDKVAGPVGEALIMTAIGLGVAVPAVLGYNWLVRRNKVALDGIRAFGSTLHSALLAMPAR; from the coding sequence ATGAGCCACCGGCTCGCCATGAAACGGAGTATTTCCATGCCCCCCCTTTCCCGTCCTTCCATCGGTGCCCGTTCCCTGGCCACGGGCCTGGTCCTGTTGTTCTCCAGTGCCGCGGTCCTGGCGCAAGTCCCTGATGCAGCAGCAGCCAACCCTTACGGCGTGCGCGCCCTCTGGGAGGGTAGCGACGCGGTGGCCAAGGGCACGCTGCTGATCCTGGCCCTCATGTCGCTGGGCAGTTGGTACGTCATCCTGGGCAAGCTTATCGAGCAAGCCCGGCTGCGGCGCCATGCGCGCGCCAGTGCAAGGCTCTGGAGCGCGTCGCAGGTGAACGAGGGCATCGCGGCCCTGCCGGCCGCCAGCCCGTTCCGCTACATCGCCGAGACCGGCCTGGGCTCGGTGGAAAAGCACGGCGCCGTGGGCGCGCACATCGACTTCAACGACTGGCTGGCGCTATCCATCCAGCAACCCATAGAGCATGTGCAGAACCGGCTGCAAGGCGGCCTGGCCTTCCTGGCCACCGTGGGGTCCACGGCACCGTTCGTAGGCCTGTTCGGCACGGTATGGGGCATCTACCATGCGCTCACGGCCATCGGCCTGTCGGGGCAGGCGTCCATCGACAAGGTGGCGGGGCCGGTGGGGGAGGCGCTGATCATGACTGCCATCGGCCTGGGCGTGGCCGTGCCGGCCGTGCTGGGCTACAACTGGCTGGTGCGGCGCAACAAGGTGGCGCTGGACGGCATCCGCGCCTTCGGCTCCACGCTGCATTCGGCCCTGCTGGCCATGCCGGCACGCTGA
- a CDS encoding glycerate kinase — MTLRNIATLLGIVLLAAVAWHAYGPPGLLAAGGGLVMWGLLHFTRLVHVMTRAARSPIGHVGSAVMLNARLKSGVNLMHVVALARALGEARSAEGLQPEVYRWTDGTGSHVTCEFAGGCLVRWKLVRPAPLADGQAGES, encoded by the coding sequence ATGACTCTGCGCAACATCGCCACGCTCCTGGGCATCGTGCTGCTCGCCGCCGTCGCGTGGCACGCCTACGGACCGCCAGGCCTCCTTGCCGCGGGCGGCGGCCTGGTCATGTGGGGGTTGCTGCATTTCACGCGTCTCGTGCATGTGATGACGCGCGCCGCGCGCAGCCCCATCGGCCACGTGGGCAGCGCGGTGATGCTCAACGCCAGGCTGAAGTCTGGCGTGAACCTGATGCACGTGGTCGCCCTGGCGCGCGCGCTCGGTGAAGCGCGCTCCGCCGAAGGGCTGCAGCCCGAGGTCTATCGCTGGACCGATGGCACCGGCTCGCATGTGACGTGCGAGTTCGCCGGCGGCTGCCTGGTGCGCTGGAAGCTGGTGCGTCCAGCGCCTTTGGCGGATGGGCAGGCTGGCGAATCGTAA
- a CDS encoding biopolymer transporter ExbD: MAMQIGAGDGGPDEVVSAINTTPLVDVMLVLLIIFLITIPVATQSVAVALPQEKAVPRQSRPDTVSIGVDSAGGLFWNAGRLSGEAALLERLKQVSAQVPQPEIQIRGDQDARYEFIERVVHASQRAGIHTVSFITEPPPRGT, encoded by the coding sequence ATGGCCATGCAGATCGGCGCCGGCGACGGCGGGCCTGACGAAGTGGTTTCGGCCATCAACACCACGCCCCTGGTGGACGTGATGCTGGTGCTGCTGATCATCTTTCTCATCACCATCCCCGTGGCCACGCAGTCCGTGGCCGTAGCGTTGCCGCAAGAGAAAGCCGTGCCGCGGCAGTCCCGGCCCGACACCGTGAGCATCGGCGTGGACAGCGCTGGCGGCCTGTTCTGGAATGCCGGCCGCCTGTCCGGCGAGGCAGCGCTGCTGGAGCGGCTCAAGCAGGTATCCGCCCAGGTGCCGCAGCCCGAGATCCAGATCCGGGGCGACCAGGACGCGCGCTACGAATTCATCGAGAGGGTGGTGCACGCCAGCCAGCGTGCCGGCATCCACACCGTCAGCTTCATCACCGAGCCGCCGCCGCGCGGCACTTGA